Proteins encoded in a region of the Poecilia reticulata strain Guanapo linkage group LG14, Guppy_female_1.0+MT, whole genome shotgun sequence genome:
- the LOC103475623 gene encoding claudin-4-like: MASFGLELAGIGLSAVGWLLSIVSCALPMWRVSAFIGNNIVTAQVYWEGLWMSCVFQSTGQMQCKVYDSMLALPQDLQAARALTIITIILGVVALLISMVGAKCTNCIEEEAVKARVMVSSGAAFIASALSQIVPVSWSAHTIVTEFYSPIVPSGQKMEIGAALYLGWAAAALLLIGGALLCCSCPPQEEKALRYNVAPQSRMAYSAAPRSTAQSSYTRRDYV; this comes from the coding sequence ATGGCGTCATTTGGACTTGAGCTTGCTGGCATCGGCCTGTCAGCGGTGGGCTGGTTGCTGAGCATCGTCAGCTGCGCTCTGCCCATGTGGAGGGTCTCTGCCTTCATCGGCAACAACATCGTCACCGCTCAGGTGTACTGGGAGGGTCTGTGGATGAGTTGTGTGTTTCAGAGCACCGGCCAGATGCAGTGCAAGGTCTACGACTCTATGCTGGCCCTCCCTCAAGACCTGCAGGCCGCCAGGGCCctcaccatcatcaccatcatcctGGGTGTCGTGGCGCTCCTCATCTCCATGGTGGGAGCCAAGTGTACCAACTGCATCGAGGAGGAGGCAGTCAAAGCCAGGGTGATGGTCTCCTCGGGCGCGGCGTTCATCGCGTCAGCCCTGTCGCAGATTGTGCCCGTTTCCTGGTCTGCACACACCATCGTCACGGAGTTCTACAGTCCAATYGTCCCATCTGGGCAGAAGATGGAGATCGGAGCGGCATTGTACCTGGGATGGGCCGCCGCAGCCCTGCTCCTGATCGGCGGTGCCCTCCTCTGCTGCAGTTGCCCCCCACAGGAGGAGAAGGCACTAAGGTACAACGTAGCGCCTCAGAGCCGTATGGCGTACTCCGCCGCTCCGAGATCAACAGCCCAAAGCTCCTACACCAGAAGAGACTATGTCTAA